From Shewanella yunxiaonensis, the proteins below share one genomic window:
- the nrdD gene encoding anaerobic ribonucleoside-triphosphate reductase, with protein MPVVIKRDGCRTQFDENRIRDAVLAASTHCGINDDDYAATLAAVVSAAVKDKAEVEIQELQDRVENLLMDGPYKSVARAYIEYRHDRDICRETGSKLSLEIRGLVEQTNTSLLNENANKDAKVIPTQRDLLAGIVAKHYAKHHILPKDVVDAHERGEIHYHDLDYAPFFPMFNCMLIDLGGMLNHGFKMGNAEIETPKSISTATAVTAQIIAQVASHIYGGTTINRIDEVLAPFVTKSYEKHMEVAQKWGINNAAAYAEERTEKECHDAFQSLEYEVNTLHTANGQTPFVTLGFGLGKSWQSRLIQESILKIRMEGLGKNHKTAVFPKLVFAIRDGVNHRPGDCNYDIKQLALKCSTMRMYPDILNYDEVVRVTGSFKTPMGCRSFLGAYEQDGELQHEGRNNLGVVSLNLPRIALEAKGDESAFYRILDERLAIARKGLDTRIERLKNVKARVAPILYMEGACGVRLKADDCIADIFKNGRASISLGYIGVHEAINALYGTGTHVYDSEVLRQKAVEIVAYLKAATVRWKEETGYGFSLYATPSENLCNRFAKLDVKEFGMVPGVTDKGYYTNSFHLDVEKSVNPYDKIDFEQPYPEVSNGGFICYGEYPNMQRNVEALENVWDYSYTRVPYYGTNTPIDECYDCGYTGEFSCTSKGFVCPKCGNHDPARVSVIRRVCGYLGSPDARPFNQGKQEEVKRRVKHL; from the coding sequence ATGCCAGTAGTGATTAAGAGGGACGGGTGTCGTACTCAATTCGATGAAAATAGAATCCGGGATGCGGTGCTTGCAGCCTCGACGCACTGTGGTATTAACGATGATGACTATGCAGCCACGCTGGCTGCGGTAGTGTCAGCTGCTGTTAAAGATAAAGCTGAGGTTGAAATCCAGGAATTACAGGATCGGGTGGAGAACTTGTTGATGGATGGTCCATACAAGTCTGTCGCCAGAGCCTACATTGAATATCGCCACGACCGCGATATCTGCCGTGAAACCGGCAGTAAACTGAGCCTAGAAATTCGTGGCTTGGTTGAGCAGACCAATACCTCACTGCTCAACGAAAACGCTAACAAAGATGCCAAAGTGATCCCGACCCAACGTGACCTGTTGGCGGGGATTGTGGCTAAACATTATGCCAAGCATCATATTCTGCCAAAAGACGTCGTTGACGCGCATGAACGCGGTGAAATCCATTACCACGATTTGGACTATGCGCCATTCTTCCCGATGTTTAACTGCATGCTAATTGACTTAGGTGGCATGCTGAATCATGGCTTCAAAATGGGTAATGCCGAAATTGAAACACCAAAATCAATTTCGACTGCGACCGCAGTTACTGCACAGATTATTGCTCAGGTTGCCAGCCATATTTACGGTGGTACTACTATCAACCGTATTGATGAAGTACTGGCGCCATTCGTGACAAAAAGCTACGAAAAGCATATGGAAGTAGCGCAGAAGTGGGGCATTAATAATGCTGCCGCGTATGCGGAAGAACGCACTGAAAAAGAGTGTCATGACGCATTCCAGTCATTGGAATATGAAGTTAATACCCTGCATACGGCTAATGGGCAAACTCCATTTGTGACGCTTGGCTTCGGCTTGGGCAAATCCTGGCAGTCACGCCTGATCCAAGAGTCCATTCTGAAAATCCGTATGGAAGGTCTGGGTAAAAACCATAAGACTGCGGTGTTCCCGAAACTGGTTTTTGCGATTCGTGATGGCGTTAACCACAGGCCGGGTGATTGCAATTACGACATCAAGCAATTGGCGCTGAAATGTTCCACTATGCGCATGTACCCCGATATCCTCAATTATGATGAAGTTGTGCGGGTGACCGGTTCCTTCAAAACCCCTATGGGTTGCCGTAGTTTCCTCGGGGCTTATGAACAAGATGGCGAGTTGCAGCACGAAGGTCGGAATAATCTGGGGGTTGTTAGTCTTAACCTGCCGCGGATTGCATTGGAAGCTAAAGGTGATGAAAGCGCATTTTATCGGATACTTGATGAACGGCTGGCCATTGCCCGTAAGGGACTGGATACCCGTATTGAACGTCTGAAAAATGTGAAAGCGCGGGTAGCGCCTATTCTGTATATGGAAGGTGCTTGCGGGGTTCGCCTGAAAGCGGATGACTGTATCGCCGATATTTTCAAGAACGGTCGCGCCTCTATTTCACTGGGCTATATTGGTGTTCATGAAGCGATCAACGCATTGTATGGCACCGGAACCCACGTGTATGACAGTGAAGTTCTGCGTCAGAAAGCCGTTGAAATTGTCGCCTATCTGAAGGCTGCCACTGTGCGCTGGAAAGAAGAAACTGGCTACGGTTTTAGTCTGTATGCTACCCCGAGTGAGAACCTGTGTAACCGCTTTGCCAAACTGGATGTCAAAGAGTTTGGCATGGTGCCTGGTGTTACCGATAAAGGGTATTACACCAACAGCTTCCACTTGGATGTTGAAAAGTCAGTTAATCCGTATGACAAGATCGACTTTGAACAGCCATATCCTGAAGTGTCAAATGGCGGTTTCATCTGTTACGGCGAATATCCCAATATGCAACGTAACGTAGAAGCGCTTGAAAACGTTTGGGATTATAGCTATACCCGCGTGCCATATTACGGTACTAACACGCCTATTGATGAATGTTACGACTGCGGCTATACCGGAGAATTCAGTTGTACCAGTAAAGGGTTTGTGTGCCCGAAATGTGGCAACCATGATCCGGCTCGGGTGTCTGTTATCCGTCGTGTCTGTGGATACCTTGGGAGTCCTGATGCCAGACCCTTTAACCAAGGCAAGCAGGAAGAAGTAAAACGTCGTGTAAAACATCTTTGA
- the rssA gene encoding patatin-like phospholipase RssA: MVDASPVIGIALGSGAAKGWAHIGVLKGLAAMGIHPQKIAGCSVGALVGAAYANDRLEELEEWVCSFSSWDVLGLMDISWRRGGLISGDKVFDAIQNRIGDLLIEDLKKPFIAVATDLYSGQEVWFRSGDLRQAVRASCSMPGIMSPVRQGKRWLVDGAVVNPIPVSVSRAMGCQVVIGVDLHGYHREKLQVLPVNVQSMKAQQQIVTETANSEAHGDSGFMDLWAKGKDYVAGLSHKFSRGNKTEPGMLAVMSQSMDILEQRHKRARLVGDPPDIFVVPNVADIGTMEFHHAKEAIAAGEAAVRQSAHLIDAVLGEC, translated from the coding sequence ATGGTAGACGCTTCACCGGTAATAGGGATTGCATTAGGCAGCGGAGCAGCAAAGGGCTGGGCGCATATCGGCGTACTTAAAGGGCTGGCAGCGATGGGGATCCATCCACAAAAAATTGCCGGCTGTTCTGTGGGGGCTTTAGTCGGCGCAGCTTATGCTAACGATCGTTTGGAGGAGCTGGAAGAATGGGTTTGCAGTTTTTCCAGTTGGGATGTGCTTGGGTTGATGGATATCAGCTGGCGTCGCGGCGGGCTGATCAGCGGCGATAAAGTCTTTGATGCGATCCAAAACCGCATTGGTGATTTACTGATAGAAGATTTGAAAAAGCCTTTTATCGCAGTGGCCACTGATCTGTATTCCGGCCAGGAAGTATGGTTTCGCAGTGGTGATTTACGCCAAGCGGTTCGAGCATCTTGCTCGATGCCGGGCATTATGTCACCCGTGCGGCAGGGAAAACGCTGGCTGGTGGATGGTGCGGTGGTAAACCCCATTCCGGTGTCTGTCTCGCGCGCGATGGGGTGTCAGGTGGTGATTGGTGTTGATTTACACGGATATCATCGCGAAAAACTGCAGGTATTGCCGGTCAATGTCCAAAGCATGAAAGCACAGCAGCAGATTGTAACGGAAACGGCCAACTCAGAAGCTCATGGTGATTCTGGTTTTATGGATCTGTGGGCCAAGGGTAAGGACTACGTCGCTGGGCTTTCCCATAAATTTTCTCGTGGCAACAAAACCGAACCCGGTATGCTGGCGGTAATGTCGCAGTCTATGGATATATTGGAACAGCGCCATAAGCGGGCGCGCTTAGTGGGTGATCCCCCAGATATTTTTGTTGTCCCTAATGTTGCCGATATCGGGACGATGGAATTTCACCATGCCAAAGAAGCCATTGCTGCTGGAGAAGCCGCTGTCAGACAGTCAGCGCATCTCATTGATGCGGTACTCGGCGAGTGTTGA
- a CDS encoding DEAD/DEAH box helicase produces MQFTDFSLDKRLLQSLKHLGIEQPTEIQADAIPVALAGRDLMASSKTGSGKTLAFLLPALQRLMSTRALSKQDPRVLILLPTRELANQVYSQLRLLVANTQYKAVSILGGENFNDQAKALARNPHIIVATPGRIADHLQQRHLYLNGLELLILDEADRMLDLGFAPQLRAIHQAADHRRRQTLMFSATLDHHDIHELALELLNNPEHVAIGSSHETHQDIQQRIYLCDHLDHKEALLLALLKAGSHKQIMIFTATREDTERLATKLVHQGYSATALSGELKQSTRNQIMDQFSRGQQQILVTTDVASRGLDLLNVSLVINFDMPKFAEEYVHRIGRTGRAGAKGDAISLVGPKDWEAYMRVEAFLSQPLATATVEGLEPVFKGLAPKKPQTKRRVATEPEVWKKAAANKSRKPQSRDKRFLTAVDAGDTPMRRKPAPAKTPNNNESEE; encoded by the coding sequence TTGCAATTTACCGATTTTTCATTGGATAAGCGCCTGCTGCAATCTCTGAAGCATTTGGGGATTGAACAGCCGACTGAAATCCAGGCTGATGCAATTCCTGTTGCGTTGGCCGGACGAGATCTGATGGCGTCATCCAAAACCGGCTCAGGTAAAACGTTGGCGTTTTTACTGCCGGCATTGCAAAGACTGATGTCTACTAGAGCGCTCAGTAAACAGGATCCACGCGTGTTGATCCTGTTACCCACCCGAGAATTAGCCAACCAGGTGTATAGTCAGTTGCGGCTGCTGGTGGCCAATACTCAGTACAAAGCAGTGAGTATTCTCGGGGGCGAGAACTTCAATGATCAAGCTAAAGCGCTGGCACGTAATCCCCATATTATCGTGGCAACGCCGGGGCGTATTGCTGATCACCTGCAGCAACGTCATCTGTATCTTAACGGATTGGAACTCCTGATCCTTGATGAAGCAGACCGGATGCTGGATTTGGGGTTTGCCCCGCAACTCAGGGCCATTCATCAGGCAGCGGATCACCGGCGACGTCAGACACTGATGTTTTCTGCCACCTTGGATCATCACGATATTCACGAACTGGCGCTAGAACTGCTCAATAATCCTGAACATGTCGCAATTGGCTCCAGCCATGAAACGCATCAGGACATTCAGCAACGTATCTATTTGTGTGACCATCTTGATCATAAAGAAGCGCTGCTGCTGGCACTGCTTAAAGCCGGGTCACACAAGCAAATAATGATTTTTACTGCAACGCGTGAAGACACCGAGCGCTTGGCAACCAAACTGGTACACCAAGGTTATTCAGCCACTGCGCTCAGCGGTGAATTGAAACAAAGTACGCGTAATCAGATCATGGATCAGTTCAGCCGCGGTCAGCAGCAAATTCTGGTAACGACCGATGTGGCCTCTCGCGGACTAGACTTACTTAACGTATCGTTAGTGATCAACTTCGATATGCCGAAGTTCGCGGAAGAATATGTCCATCGAATTGGCCGCACCGGCCGCGCGGGAGCAAAAGGCGATGCCATCTCCTTAGTGGGACCAAAGGATTGGGAAGCGTACATGCGTGTGGAAGCGTTTCTGTCGCAACCACTAGCGACGGCGACAGTTGAAGGGCTTGAACCGGTATTTAAAGGGCTGGCACCGAAAAAGCCTCAAACTAAACGTCGAGTAGCGACCGAGCCTGAAGTATGGAAAAAGGCGGCCGCCAACAAATCACGTAAACCGCAGTCTCGGGATAAACGCTTCCTGACGGCGGTAGATGCAGGGGATACACCAATGCGTCGTAAACCTGCACCGGCAAAAACGCCGAACAACAACGAATCTGAAGAGTAA
- a CDS encoding DUF3010 family protein, which translates to MRVCGVELKGSEAVICLVSYKGDSYNVPECRRHSFTLEDAASQEAIREFHFAFHKLLEDYQVDEVVLIAREYKGKFAGSASSFKLESAIQLSDKPVAMLTPQAIREQNKRNPPLVEFAALELRKFQQSAFEAAYAYLTQKRFAKD; encoded by the coding sequence ATGCGAGTCTGTGGTGTTGAACTAAAAGGCAGCGAAGCTGTTATCTGTTTGGTGAGCTACAAAGGGGATAGCTATAACGTCCCGGAATGTCGTCGGCACTCTTTTACATTAGAGGATGCCGCGAGTCAGGAAGCTATTCGTGAATTCCATTTTGCCTTCCATAAATTGTTGGAAGACTATCAGGTGGATGAAGTAGTGCTCATTGCCCGGGAATACAAAGGTAAATTTGCCGGGAGTGCCAGCAGCTTTAAGCTGGAAAGCGCCATTCAACTCAGCGACAAACCCGTTGCGATGCTGACACCACAAGCGATACGCGAGCAAAACAAGCGGAATCCACCATTGGTAGAATTTGCCGCTTTGGAGCTGCGTAAATTCCAGCAATCCGCATTTGAAGCAGCTTATGCCTACCTGACCCAGAAACGTTTCGCCAAAGACTGA
- a CDS encoding M48 metallopeptidase family protein: protein MMATDYLAHYSEEVRAKVTALHQQGLLPQFLLKRHPEVHQIRSDRALYDFTVALKNSYLKKSAPLAKVCFDDKITLSHQALGLHTYAARRQGNKVKTKNEIRISSRLKRAPEAFLRMLVVHELAHLKEKDHNKSFYQLCCHMEPEYHQLEFELRVYLMLADEGIDPYQGELSS, encoded by the coding sequence CTGATGGCAACAGACTACCTGGCACATTACAGCGAGGAGGTGCGCGCCAAGGTGACGGCGCTGCACCAACAAGGGCTGTTACCGCAGTTTCTGTTAAAACGCCACCCGGAAGTCCATCAAATCCGCTCTGACCGCGCCCTTTATGACTTCACCGTGGCGCTGAAAAATAGTTATCTGAAAAAATCAGCACCACTGGCAAAAGTGTGTTTTGACGACAAAATAACGTTGAGTCATCAGGCCTTGGGGTTACACACATATGCCGCACGGCGTCAGGGTAACAAGGTCAAAACTAAGAATGAAATTCGTATTTCCTCTCGCCTCAAACGGGCACCAGAAGCGTTTTTACGGATGCTAGTGGTGCATGAACTGGCACATCTAAAAGAAAAAGATCACAACAAATCCTTCTATCAATTGTGTTGTCATATGGAGCCAGAGTATCACCAGTTGGAGTTTGAGCTGCGTGTGTATCTGATGCTGGCCGACGAAGGTATCGACCCTTATCAGGGCGAATTATCGAGTTAA
- a CDS encoding peptidoglycan DD-metalloendopeptidase family protein, whose protein sequence is MQTEKISWLNFNPMMRLQALPSLHKKLLLTGGLAIGIAMLWPASQEFSPQRVAVPLDVESILTNPAPITAPHIAKPSYVHTITSGDTLSALFSEAGVDQQTMYKVLEADLDVLALDTLMPGNRISFWQDEQGNLTKLELYFNAARQVVFTRYPEGGYEVNEINIPGDWQDRIVSGDIQGSFYRSAEKVGLSAAEIQRIEMLLKDKLNFARDLRAGDNFSVLLNDQYVAGESTGVSHLLGISINLGRSRVTAFQDSDGNFYDENGQSLVRAFQRLPLLKQYRISSAFNPHRLHPVTGRIAPHNGVDFSTPVGTKVVATGDGVVTLVTNHPYAGKYIVIEHDSKYTTRYLHLSKALVHKGQRVSRGQVIALSGATGRITGPHLHYEFHINGRPVNPMTAQIPMAGHLAGKDKQAFEQLVASRKHMMNLG, encoded by the coding sequence TTGCAGACTGAGAAAATATCATGGTTGAATTTTAACCCGATGATGCGTTTGCAGGCGCTTCCTTCTTTACATAAAAAGCTGTTGTTAACTGGCGGTCTGGCTATCGGTATCGCGATGTTATGGCCAGCCAGTCAGGAATTTAGTCCACAACGTGTCGCGGTTCCGCTGGATGTTGAGTCCATTTTGACTAACCCGGCTCCCATCACTGCCCCCCATATTGCTAAACCTTCCTATGTTCACACCATTACCTCTGGCGATACGCTCAGTGCGCTGTTTTCTGAGGCAGGCGTCGATCAGCAGACCATGTACAAAGTACTGGAGGCCGATCTTGACGTGTTGGCGTTAGATACGCTGATGCCGGGTAACCGCATCAGTTTCTGGCAGGATGAGCAGGGAAATCTCACAAAGTTAGAGTTGTACTTCAACGCGGCTCGCCAGGTGGTGTTTACGCGCTACCCGGAAGGTGGCTATGAAGTAAACGAGATCAATATTCCCGGAGATTGGCAGGATCGTATTGTCAGCGGTGATATTCAGGGATCTTTTTACCGTTCTGCTGAAAAAGTGGGTTTGAGTGCTGCTGAAATTCAACGCATTGAAATGTTGTTGAAAGATAAACTTAATTTCGCCCGCGATTTGCGGGCCGGTGATAACTTCTCTGTGCTGCTAAATGATCAATATGTGGCCGGCGAATCGACCGGTGTCAGTCATCTTCTGGGGATTAGCATCAATTTGGGCCGCAGCCGAGTGACGGCGTTTCAGGACAGTGATGGTAACTTTTACGATGAAAATGGCCAGAGTCTGGTACGTGCCTTTCAGCGTTTACCATTGCTGAAGCAATATCGCATCAGCTCCGCGTTTAACCCGCACCGACTTCATCCGGTCACCGGACGTATCGCGCCGCATAACGGCGTCGATTTCTCTACACCTGTAGGCACTAAAGTGGTTGCCACCGGTGATGGTGTCGTCACGCTGGTGACCAACCATCCCTATGCCGGTAAGTACATTGTGATTGAACACGATAGCAAATACACCACACGTTATCTGCATCTCTCCAAAGCCCTTGTGCATAAAGGTCAGCGTGTAAGCCGTGGTCAGGTGATTGCCTTATCTGGGGCAACCGGCCGTATTACCGGGCCGCATCTGCATTATGAATTTCACATTAACGGTCGTCCGGTGAATCCGATGACGGCGCAGATCCCCATGGCAGGTCATTTGGCGGGTAAGGACAAGCAAGCGTTTGAACAGTTGGTGGCATCCCGAAAACATATGATGAATCTGGGTTAA